Part of the Triplophysa rosa linkage group LG21, Trosa_1v2, whole genome shotgun sequence genome is shown below.
ATTAATCTTATAATGATAATCTCATACTCTGTTGTCATTTAACTATTTTGTACATTAGTACTGTTAGTACTTGCTGGTAAATGAGGTTTAACTTAAACTGATTGATACTAAATGGATGAGAAACAAAATAACCATTGTCAAATCACTCGGGTTCAAATTTTAAacccatattttattttaagaaagaGGAAGTGTGTGTAGGTTTTGGTAAACCCACAGTAACCTATGAAGtgagatttttttgtgtttattaatgtttatcGTTGCAGCTGCTTACAGGAACCTTGGGCAGAATCTGTGGGGTCCACATCGCTACGGATGTCTTAATGATATCCAGGTTAGCTATGTGATGTCTGGACCCTGTGCTGCCCACAGTCTCCTCATCACCACAGAGGGCAAACTGTGGAGCTGGGGTAAGTGCCTTTACATTAGCAGTCTTTTCTATTTAGTAACAGCATTCTCACTGAgctttctgtgcatttataaaagaaaaaattataCTACTAATACAGATTAGTTTCTCTTATGCACTCTTAGGTCGCAATGAAAAGGGGCAGTTAGGGCATGGAGACACTAAACGATTGGAGGCTCCAAAACTAGTGGAGGGACTGGGAGAGGAAGTGATTGTAGCAGCTGCCTGTGGTCGAAATCACACCTTGGCTTTAACAGGTAGGCGGTGTTTGCAATGTTTGTCAAGTAACCACAATACCACATcagtaattatatataattgcCACATTTTGTTAAGAATGCAACTGTATTATGCGTTGTCTTGCAGAAAATGGTACCGTCTACTCGTTTGGAGAAAATAAACTGGGACAGCTAGGTCAAGGCAATCAGACAGATGCTGTGCTCAGCCCAGCTACAGTAAGACTCGCCCTAATCTTGGGTGTAACTCGGATTGTAATGAAAAATGGGCAGTTAGTTTTAATGCATTGTGTAACATTTTTGTAATGATTTACTTACAGATCCAATACAACGGGCAGCCCATTGTCAAAGTTTCCTGCGGTGCAGAGTTCAGTATGATAGTGGACTGCAAGGGGAACCTTTATTCTTTCGGGTGCCCTGAATATGGCCAGCTTGGTATGGTAACACTATTAGACCATCATCCGGTTGTATTTACCTGAAGTACCAGATGTATTACTTAAGATTATTTATTCCTTGCTTTCCTTGTATCCAAAAGGGCATAACTCAGACGGAAAGTTCATTGCTCGTGCCCAGCGCATCGAGTTTGACTGTGAGCTGATTCCTAGACGGGTGGCCATTTTTATTGAGAAGACCAAGGATGGCCAAGTGCTTCCTGTGCCCAACGTTGTGGCTCGGGATGTAGCATGTGGTGGCAATCACACGGTGAGTAGCAAGTTTGTGGAAGGGGTTTGATTGTGGTGAAAAAGTCCTGCTAGTATTAAAAGGTGAAGAAAACTGAatgctttgaaaacattcaaTACATTACTGTTTCCATGCAGCTGGTTCTGGATTCCCAGAAGCGTGTGTTTTCCTGGGGATTTGGGGGATATGGTCGTTTAGGTCACGCAGAACAGAAAGATGAAATGGTCCCGCGGTTAGTCAAGCTTTTTGACTTCCCTGGCCGTGGAGCAAGCCAAATATACTGTGGCTACCAGTGTTCCTTCGCTGTGAATGAAACGGGTACGCATATGCTTTATCGTTGAGAAGAAAAGCATATCCCAATACCCATTACTGTTTGTTAGCTGGTGATTTACAATACTACTACTCATGTCCTCAGGTGGACTGTTTTTCTGGGGAGTGACAAACACTTCCCGTGAGTCCACCATGTACCCTAAAGCTGTGCAGGACCTGTGTGGATGGAAGGTACGCAGTCTGGGTTGTGGGTGAGTATAGACCTGACTCTAGTTTTAGTGAATCTTTTGAAGTGCTTGAAGAATGTTTAACAAATGTTTGCTCTGGCCGTCTTAGGAAGAGCAGTATTGTCATAGCAGCTGATGATAGCACCATTAGCTGGGGACCGTCTCCCACATTCGGAGAGCTGGTATGTTCTCTTTATCTTTGGgaagaaaaaaactatttcacacacatttgtgactgctttttaaaagtgtgcATCTgaccagtaatatttttttttgctttaggGATATGGTGACAACAAGCCCAAATCATCCACTACTGCTCAAGAGGTTAAAACTCTGGATGGGGTTTACGCTGAACAGGTGAACTTTGCTGACACACATTTTCCGTATTTCAGGAAACATACAGGTGTGGTTTGTAACTTGTAAGCTTCCTTTTCTCCAGGTGGTCATGGGCTATGCACATTCCCTGGTTATTGCTCGCCAAGAGACAGAGCAGGAGAAGGAAAGGCTCAAGAAGCTGCCTGAATACAACCCACGCACACTCTGATCAGATACAATCTTATAATTGTTCACATTTCTCCGGGGGCTTTTTTCTTTATCAATGGATTGGCCCTCTGCTCACTAGGTCATCTGGGTTTTCACAGTTCGTTTGGGTTgggattttttccttttttaaggAAAATTCATTTTTGAAGCCACATGCTGGGGTAAAGACTGGGGCAAACACTTTCAAAAGCACTCGGATTCCACTGGATCCATCCCCTTTACTTTAACATTCCTGAGGGAAGGCtgtcatgtgtttttgttttgtttcgttCTGTAATGACTGACATCCATGTCTGCTCTCTTCCAAAACTGGTGCTAAATCATTCTAATGCAGACTATCAAATGGGCTAATGGTTAACTAAAAAGACAAACTCACTCCATACTTGTGCCTTTTTAAGTGAGGTGATTCAGGCAGTGGACGTTTGGTTATTCCAACAACAAATCACCTCACACGTGTTACGGGGCACATCACCTTTTTAAACATCACTTTCATTACTTCCATCACCATCGTACATAAGAACAACATTTCAAGGAGAGACCATATGAGCGGTAAGATCTTTTCTCAGATTTAAGATGGGCTTCTCTATTACAATCAGGGACGTATTTTCATAACCTGCAATGCAAGCAAGCCGTCAGATGTGAGGATATTGAAAAGTATTATACTCGGACTTCGTTTTCTAGAAATGcaaatcatttatatttacatcaaatcatcttcatgccTTTGCTAGTATTATAAACTACAGAAATGCTGTTCTCGTGTTGATTTTAGCATGTTTTGGAATTAATGGATTTGATGTTGAGAAGTGTAGGACTGTCCCATTAACTGGGACCACAATGTTCTTTACAGAGTTTGCGTCATTTCATGCAATATGTTGAGTACTGTGCCATTTCTGTGTTCACCAGGGCTTAAACTGTGATCACATTCTTTCATCTTAAGTTCACACACACGAGTCCATTCTCAGTTTGCAGGCAAGCAGCAAGCTGATGTGTTTTATATGGAAACAACAGTTTTAAATTTTGTGTACTTGCAAGAATCTAGTTCATTTGTCTAGACTGTGTACGTCCAGGAACTGGAAttccaacttgttttttgatttctgaaatgtttttttttcttattattaaataaaggtTCATGTAATTTGGTATATTTTGTTACAGAATATTTTTAGCCATGCTCCA
Proteins encoded:
- the rcc2 gene encoding protein RCC2 homolog, with product MPRKKVTDASGNGGVKRKRAGGKKNERDFSSDDEFDDFEQENSKKPGKPAVKAGLQPVTVADDVKEKIKLEVPQVKGQVLVFGATNWDLIGRKEVPKQQAAYRNLGQNLWGPHRYGCLNDIQVSYVMSGPCAAHSLLITTEGKLWSWGRNEKGQLGHGDTKRLEAPKLVEGLGEEVIVAAACGRNHTLALTENGTVYSFGENKLGQLGQGNQTDAVLSPATIQYNGQPIVKVSCGAEFSMIVDCKGNLYSFGCPEYGQLGHNSDGKFIARAQRIEFDCELIPRRVAIFIEKTKDGQVLPVPNVVARDVACGGNHTLVLDSQKRVFSWGFGGYGRLGHAEQKDEMVPRLVKLFDFPGRGASQIYCGYQCSFAVNETGGLFFWGVTNTSRESTMYPKAVQDLCGWKVRSLGCGKSSIVIAADDSTISWGPSPTFGELGYGDNKPKSSTTAQEVKTLDGVYAEQVVMGYAHSLVIARQETEQEKERLKKLPEYNPRTL